A stretch of DNA from Spirosoma endbachense:
ATTTCAATCTCAACGGCATAGTTTGATGGTAATGCGGCCATGCCAACAGCTGAGCGGGCATGTTTTCCTTTATCGCCAAAAAGGGCCACCAGCAAATCAGAACAGCCATTGATGACTTTGGGCTGATCGGTGAAGTCGGGCGTTGAGTTGACAAATCCGGTAACTTTCACAATACGCCTGACAAGTGCAAGCTCTCCCAGTTCGGCTTTAAGCGTAGAGAGGAGCGAAATGGTTGTCGTTCTGGCGGCTTCATACCCTTGATCGACAGTCAGGTCTTTGCCAAGCTTACCCGTGATTCCTGTCCCGTCGGCGCGGGTCGATACGTGCCCCGCCAGAAATACCAGATTGCCCGACCGCACCGCTTTAACGTAATTACCAGCCGATTTGGTTGGTACAAATAACTCGATGCCCATTTTCGTCAGCGTCTGTTCGGGCGTTTGCCCGTGTGAGTAATTGACAAAGGCGAATACGAACAGAGCGACGAGTAAGTAGTTGATTTTCATAAGAGGAGACTGGCTTAGAGATGCTTAAGACTGGCTGGCGTTTATATGTTCTGACTGGGCATTCGTTTTTCCATGACCATAAACTCAAGTTGTTGCCTGGGATGGCCAAAACGAGGATCAGTAGGAAATGGCTTCATTTCACCGGTTGGTTGGTAACCGCGTCGTTGATACCAGGCAATCAGTTCGTGTCTGATGGTGATAACCGTCATCGTCACAACCCGGCATTGCTGCTTAACAGCCAGTTGTTCGGCAGCTTCCAGCAGTTTCCGGCCAATCCCTTTGGCCTGCGCATCAGGCGAGACGGTCAACATACCCAGATATAGATCGGAATATTTCGTGCCTGTATCTTTTCGCTCCAGATAGACACATCCCAGCAACTGGTTATCCTCTTCATATTTCAGGACAGTTGCCGCTGGATTCAGCAACATGGTTTTCAGTCCTTCTTCATCGGTTCGAATGCCGCCAAGCAGATCAGCTTCCGTCGTCCATCCTTTGCGGGAGCTGTCGCCCCGGTAGGCACTATTGACCAGTTGGTTTAATGCAGCAATGTCCTGTTCGGTAGCCGTAGAAATAAGCGCATGGTTCATAGGGCGCAAATATATTGGGCTTCTGCTAAAAACAAACGCCTGGAGTAACGACCCCAGACGTTTGTTTC
This window harbors:
- a CDS encoding RidA family protein, encoding MKINYLLVALFVFAFVNYSHGQTPEQTLTKMGIELFVPTKSAGNYVKAVRSGNLVFLAGHVSTRADGTGITGKLGKDLTVDQGYEAARTTTISLLSTLKAELGELALVRRIVKVTGFVNSTPDFTDQPKVINGCSDLLVALFGDKGKHARSAVGMAALPSNYAVEIEMIVEIERQ
- a CDS encoding GNAT family N-acetyltransferase; its protein translation is MNHALISTATEQDIAALNQLVNSAYRGDSSRKGWTTEADLLGGIRTDEEGLKTMLLNPAATVLKYEEDNQLLGCVYLERKDTGTKYSDLYLGMLTVSPDAQAKGIGRKLLEAAEQLAVKQQCRVVTMTVITIRHELIAWYQRRGYQPTGEMKPFPTDPRFGHPRQQLEFMVMEKRMPSQNI